From the genome of Desulfovibrio sp. JY:
TTTGGCCACATCCCCAGCATCGAATTCCTGCGCCCCGACCGGGCGTTTCGCCCTGACCGTCTACCTGGCCCTTTCGCGCACGCCCCATGGACTGCTCGATCTGGCCGGGCCGTTTTGCGCCGCCTTGCTTTGCCGGGGCGGCTTTCCGCCGGCATCCGTCGTGGCCCTTGGCTGCGTCACCGTCTTTGCCGGCTATACCGCCGTCTACGCCCTAAACGACATCGTGGACTACCGCTCGGACAAGCGGCAGGTGGAGGGCAGCGGCGCGGACATGCGCGCCGGCTACCTGGACGCGGCCTTTATCCGCCATCCCCTGGCCCACGGCTGCCTGTCCCTGCCGGCGGCCATCGTCTGGTTTCTTTTCTGGGTCGTGGTCGCCTTTGCCGGAGCCTTTGCGCTCAGCCCCGTCTGCGCCTGGCTGCTCGTGGCCGGCTGCCTGCTCGAAACCGCCTACTGCCTGCTTTTGACCGTCACCCACCTGCGCGCGGTCATAAACGGCGTGGTCAAGTCGCTCGGGCCGCTGGCCGCCGCCTTCGCCGTCAACCCCGACCCGCCGGTCTGGTTCCTGGTCGGGCTTTTCGCCTGGGTCTTCACCTGGGAAATCGGCGGACAGAACATCCCGGCCGACTGGCATGACGCCACCCGCGATGCCGCCACCGGCGCGCGCACCATGCCGGTGGTGCTCGGCTACCGGCGCGCCAGCCGGCTGGCCGTGGCCACGCTTGCCGCCGGCGTCGTCATTGCCGCGCCGCTTTTCGCTTTCTCGCCCCTGGCCGTTTCCACGCCCTTAAGCCTTGTCGCACTCCTCGGCGGAGCCTGGCTCGTACTGCCGCCGGCCCTGCGCCTGGCCAAAAGCCTCGACGACGCCGACGCCTCGGCGCTCTTCAACCGCGCCAGCTTCTACCCGGCCCTGTCCCTGGCCGTTTTGCTCATCCATTTAATTTTGCGTTAGGAAGAGGGTGCGAGAGGGGAAACCCTTTTGAAAAAGGGTTATCCCCTCTCGCGCTCTCCCCTTCCTCAAACTTTTAACGGTGACAGGCTGTTACCGGTAAAAGTCTTTGGAAAGGGGGCCCGGGGGGAGAACCTTTCGTAAGACAAGGTTTCCCCCCGGCGCATTTCTAAGCTGTTCTCACGACGCGGCTGCGGCGGCGCAGGTGGCGGCCCAGCCAGTTTTGGAGGGCGTCGAGGTAGATGTAGTAGACGGGGGTGAAGTAGAGTGTGAGCAGCTGCGACACGATGAGTCCGCCGACCACGCAGAGCCCCAGCGGCCGTCTGGCCGCCGCGCCCGC
Proteins encoded in this window:
- a CDS encoding UbiA family prenyltransferase, whose translation is MATSPASNSCAPTGRFALTVYLALSRTPHGLLDLAGPFCAALLCRGGFPPASVVALGCVTVFAGYTAVYALNDIVDYRSDKRQVEGSGADMRAGYLDAAFIRHPLAHGCLSLPAAIVWFLFWVVVAFAGAFALSPVCAWLLVAGCLLETAYCLLLTVTHLRAVINGVVKSLGPLAAAFAVNPDPPVWFLVGLFAWVFTWEIGGQNIPADWHDATRDAATGARTMPVVLGYRRASRLAVATLAAGVVIAAPLFAFSPLAVSTPLSLVALLGGAWLVLPPALRLAKSLDDADASALFNRASFYPALSLAVLLIHLILR